The Roseimicrobium gellanilyticum genome contains a region encoding:
- the ureG gene encoding urease accessory protein UreG produces the protein MTTNASIDSARPIRIGVGGPVGSGKTMCVLRLSQWLKEEYSMAVITNDIYTREDAEFLLRQNVLPADRVMGVETGGCPHTAIRDDTSMNMAAVVELEKRHADLKLILIESGGDNLSATFSPELVDAYIYVIDVAEGDKIPRKGGPAIRTSDLLLINKTELAPYVGADLDVMARDAKIMRGERPFIFADLKSEKGKDDLIGWLKREYLFV, from the coding sequence ATGACCACGAACGCTTCCATCGACAGTGCCCGCCCCATCCGCATCGGAGTCGGAGGTCCGGTGGGCTCCGGCAAGACCATGTGCGTGCTCCGCCTCTCCCAGTGGCTGAAGGAGGAGTACTCCATGGCGGTGATCACCAATGATATCTACACACGGGAGGATGCGGAGTTCCTGCTGCGGCAGAATGTGCTGCCTGCAGACCGCGTCATGGGCGTGGAGACGGGTGGGTGCCCGCACACGGCGATTCGTGATGACACCAGCATGAACATGGCTGCCGTGGTGGAGCTGGAGAAGCGCCATGCGGACCTGAAGCTCATCCTGATTGAGAGCGGTGGGGACAATCTCTCTGCCACCTTCTCCCCGGAACTCGTGGACGCGTACATCTATGTGATTGACGTGGCGGAAGGGGACAAGATTCCGCGCAAGGGTGGCCCGGCGATTCGAACCAGTGACCTTCTACTGATCAACAAGACTGAGCTGGCTCCCTATGTGGGTGCCGATCTGGATGTGATGGCGCGTGATGCCAAGATCATGCGCGGCGAGCGTCCCTTCATCTTTGCCGACCTGAAATCAGAGAAGGGCAAGGATGACCTGATTGGTTGGCTGAAGCGGGAGTACCTCTTCGTGTGA